The Humulus lupulus chromosome 3, drHumLupu1.1, whole genome shotgun sequence genome window below encodes:
- the LOC133822872 gene encoding cytosolic sulfotransferase 12-like, which produces MSTMSKEENHQLSDLPEFLQDNDIVQEFKDLVLSLPREKGWLASYLHQYQGFWHTTRQIQGVLSCQKYFKSLDNDVILVSTPKSGTTWLKAIIFSLVNRSTFPDTKHNHPLITTNPHVLVPFLELNLYLTSKSKLVIPDLSSIRKATLDSASLFSTHLPYVSLPDSVKTSPCKLVYLCRNPKDVFVSLWHFTNRLKPESWAKNTMEESFEKFCNGVSLSGPFWDHSLGYWKVSLASPEKVLFLNYDEMKKEPFFHVKKLAEFLGFPFSLQEEANGDVSRILELCSFDNLSNLLVNKNGKQPSGEENKTFFRRGEVGDWMNYLTPEMAKKLDSLVEQKLHGSGLKF; this is translated from the coding sequence ATGTCTACCATGTCGAAAGAAGAGAATCATCAACTATCCGATCTGCCCGAATTCCTCCAAGATAACGACATCGTTCAAGAATTCAAAGACTTGGTTCTTTCTCTACCAAGAGAAAAGGGTTGGCTTGCTTCTTATCTCCATCAATACCAAGGGTTTTGGCACACAACCAGGCAGATTCAAGGTGTTCTTTCGTGCCAAAAATATTTCAAATCGCTCGACAACGATGTTATCCTTGTGAGCACACCCAAATCGGGCACAACATGGctcaaggccatcattttctccCTGGTCAACCGCTCAACTTTCCCGGACACCAAACACAACCACCCTTTAATCACCACAAACCCACACGTTCTTGTGCCCTTTTTAGAACTTAATCTCTACCTCACAAGTAAGAGTAAGCTCGTAATCCCTGATCTTTCTTCTATTCGCAAGGCCACTTTGGATAGTGCTAGTCTGTTTTCTACCCACCTCCCATATGTTTCTCTCCCTGACTCGGTCAAGACCTCGCCTTGCAAACTCGTTTACCTCTGTAGAAATCCCAAGGACGTTTTTGTCTCTCTCTGGCATTTCACCAACCGGTTAAAGCCAGAGAGTTGGGCCAAAAACACAATGGAAGAATCGTTTGAGAAGTTCTGTAATGGAGTTAGCTTGTCCGGACCGTTTTGGGACCACTCTTTGGGTTACTGGAAAGTAAGCTTAGCGAGTCCCGAAAAGGTACTTTTTCTGAACTATGATGAGATGAAAAAAGAGCCATTTTTCCATGTGAAAAAGTTGGCTGAATTCCTAGGGTTTCCTTTCTCTCTCCAAGAAGAGGCCAACGGTGATGTGTCACGCATCTTGGAGCTTTGTAGTTTTGATAATTTGAGTAATCTTTTGGTTAATAAGAATGGAAAACAGCCGTCCGGCGAGGAAAATAAGACGTTTTTCCGACGAGGTGAGGTTGGTGATTGGATGAATTATTTGACACCAGAGATGGCCAAAAAATTAGACTCGCTAGTTGAGCAGAAGTTGCATGGTTCTGGATTGAAATTCTAG